The following DNA comes from Candidatus Neomarinimicrobiota bacterium.
CAACGTAAGTGAGGATGTCATGGACGACAGCATCGCCGTCAAAGATATCGATACCCTCGTCGCCTCGATAGGGCACCATGTAGCCTTTATCGATAAGGTCACGGCCGCTGGGACGCACATGCCAGTGGCCCCCGATGACAGGTAAGGAGTACATCCCGCTGCCATCGGTGGTATCGATTACGCTGGTCGGTCCGTCCGGTTCGCCGAAAATGCGTATGCCAGCGATGCCGGTCCCGCTTTCATCGGTGAGGGTACCACTGATGGTGGCGGTGGTAGTCTCGTAAACGAAATTCAAGGGGCTCAGGGCATCGCCGACGCCCACGTAGGTTTCGATGAATTCGGGCACGGGGAACATGCCCCGGTAAAGCTGCCAGAAGTCGACGGCCACGAGGCCGAATTCCTGGTTGGCCTCATCGTCCGGAATAAACAGCTCGTACGCGCCGTTGATATCCGACAGGGTCAGGAACAGCGTTTCGAAGTCACCGTCACCGCCACCTTCAAAGGTGCTAAGGGGAAAGGCCGCCAGGATCACATTCTCCACGGGGGTACCAGCGAGCAGGGTAACGGTGCCGGCAAGGCTGGTAGTGGAGGTGGGTGCCAGCACATCCAGGGTGGCCAGACCGATGTCGGTGGGAGCGGGGCCGGCACTGTTGGCCAGACTGATGTAGATCGTCGCGCCCTGAATGGCGAATATCTCGTCACCCTCTTCACCGGTATCAATGGTAATCTGCCAGACGCCAGGGGTACCGTCCTCATCATCAGCGTCACCGTCCTTGATGATGATGGGGCCGTCGTCATCGCGCCCGTCATCGCCGGGATTGAAGAGCAGGTCGGTGGCGGCGTCAAAGGTGCCGTCGCCCTCATCCACAAACAGCTCGATCCAGACCGAATCGGCATAGGTGATGGAAATCACGATGGAATCGCCGGCCTGGAAGCTGGTGATGGACGTGCCGTCAAGATCGGTAACTACGATGGGGATGGTGACGACGAACGCGCTGCTTTTCAGCAGCGACAGCTGCCGCTGGGGCCTTGCGCTGAGACGGCTCTCGAGCCGCTCCACGGGAGACTGCACGCGCGGGCGGAAGCGCTGCTGGGCCTGGACACGCTTGGCCTTCTGCCGCGTCAAAACCGGTTTCGTGCTCTGAGCCCTGTCGCCGGTGGTCCGGCGAATATCCCTAGTAGCGCTACGAATAATCGAGCGCCAGCTCAGCGCGTTGCGGGTTGCCCTGATGGTGGTGGCATAGCTTTCAGCCATGGAGGCATCGACCGGCGCCACAATTGCGGGACTCAGCCCGGTTTTTTCAGTTTCTTTGGCCGCTGCGCCGGCCACCAGGGCGGTGACCGCAATCAGCGGAAGCAAGAACCAGACAGCCTGCTTTTTCATCGTTTATTCCTCCCAACGAATATCGTGCATTGGAGTCAAATTCGGCATCCAGGCCTGCGAACTGCCCGGTGCGCGGACAGTATACGGGCAATCCCTCATCGAAGTCCGTGAGCTGCGACACATAGTTTAAAATGGGTGCAAAATAGTGAGCTGCGACACATCGATTTTGAGCTCTCTATCACGTTCATGTTATACCCGCTTAGCATCAACTTCAAACCTATCCCGGCTGTTATGTCACCCGTCCGTTCAAGTAGCCCCACTACTCAGTTCCCCTCGCCAAATCCGCACATGGGTAGACAGGTTTTCGCTATTTCATCGGGGGGCAGAGTAAAGAACTGTTCCGACACAGACACAAACAACGGTGACATCTCATTTGCGCTCAGACAATAGCACCAGCTGCCAAAGCAGTGGACTCCTCACTTAGCGCTCGCACAAAGCTACGGCAGGGTGCAAAAACAAGCAAGTCATTCCCGCAGTTTGCCGGCTCAGACTCGGTTGAACATAGGTCCTCGCCCCCGGGAATGTGTCGCTCACGAAGCATCCGGGCCTGCCCCCAGCGGGTTCAAATTGCCCCCTGCAGGAATTCAGTGCAGGGGAATAAGATTGCCGAGGATGTAGCCGATGACAACGCCAGTCAGCAGGATGACCGTCAGCATTCTACGGTTTAGGGCTCCCAGTCGATAGCCCTTCTTCATGGCCACGGTCGATACCAGGTAGCCCACCGAATTCAGCATGTAAAAAATCGGGATTGAGAAAAGTTTGACGATGAGCGGCCCAACCACCGGAACCACCGCAACGAGGGCGCCCAGCGCAACAAAACCGTTGGTTACAATGCCCGCTATAAGCGCAAACAGGGCTAACAGCTTGGCGTCAACCTGCAGGTAAACCCCGGTTAACACAGCGGCGGTAATGCCGCCCACGATGGCCATGGCACGCCAGTACTTGCGGAAAAAGGCTTGAATTTCTGACCACATGAGGTTCAGTCTCAACTGTGAAGCTACGTTATGGACGCAGCGGAGCAAGATTCAATTTTGCCCGCACCAGGAAGGGGGGTGATCCGAACTCAATCCAATTGTATCTCCGTGCTACAGGGTCAATGCCCAGCCTGATTTCGTGCCCTTCCCCAGGCAGCAACCGCGCGACAATATCGGATTCCGCCAGCACCGGAGAGCCTGCAACCTGCCCTTCGAAGCGCGCCTCCACTATGAACAGCGGTCCACCCTTGCGGGCAGCAGACAGCTGCTCGGTACAGTGCGCCGCCAGCGCCCAGATGACCCCCTCCACTTCCACCAGCAGCCGCCGCGTCTCAGCCACCTTCCACGGGTGCCGCTCAATCCAGACCAGTGCGCTGAAAAGATTATGGGTGGGCTCCGGCCAGGGGCGTTGCTCTCCGCTGGCATAGGATATCCGTCGAGCGGCCAGCTCGTACTGAACCCAAGAATGATTGCTGTGCCGGCGCTCACGGACCTCCTTCTCGTAGCGCTGAGGATAGCCGGAGTTGGCGTCGAGCCAGATGCGGTAGCGATTGTCCACCGCATAGATGGGGTCGAACCAGCGCCGGGTGCGGGCGCGGTATTCCTGCTGGAACCCCGCTGCGTTTTCCACCTTAGCGACCGTAACCTCCACGACGGGGATGCCCAGCCAGGACACCGTGTACGACAGACTATCTGCTGCCTGGAGCCGGCCTGATCCCACCGCCATGCCTCCCAGCAGTAGCGCACAGATCAGCTTCACGGCCCAGCGGGCGTCAGGCGTCATGCCCGGCGCAACATGAGCCCGGCCGCTGTGTGTAAAGCCATGCGCCGTGCACGGCATGCTAAACTTCCTCCACCCCGGATCTGACCCAGGGGAGACGGTTACCCCATAGCGAAGCCAGTCCCACGACTGACAGATAAGGGATATGCAGCAGGAACCAGAATGGGAAGTGGCGCCGCAAGTCGCCCAAAGGCAATTTTCTCGATCCGATGGTGAGCAAGAGTGCTTCGGCAGCCGCTTTCAGCAGGACAGCGGGAATGAGCGTGGGCAGCACCGCGCCAGCACGGGTCAGTGCCGCCACCGCCAGGACGATGATCAGAAGATTGACCCCCAGGGTGGCAAGGGGAATGACCAGGAAGGCGGGATTGACGCGCACAATACCTACGGCTTCACCGGCCCACCGAATCCGTTGGGCCAGAAAAAGACGCAGCGATTGAGCCGGCCCGGTCACCACCCAACTGTTGGGATCAGATGCAAACGTGACCCGGGCGCCGGCTTTGCGCCGGACCAGCTGCAGAAACAGAGCGTCGTCACCTCCGAGGCGGTGAGCCAGATCGTGAAAGCCGCCCACCGACTTGAAGAGCCTGCGTCGGTAGGCCTGGTTCTGGCCGCTGCTGGCCCAGGCGGTGCCCATCAGCGTGGCGCCCCGGCCCGCCAGCATGAGCATGGTAAAGTCCACCTGCTCAAATACAGTGAGGGGCCGCTCGGCCGCCTCAGGCTCAGCAGCCCAGGCTGCCCCGCCGCGGCCAGCCACCCGGGACCAGCCTACCACATAGTCGGTTGCGGGGGTAAAATAGCCCACCAGGCTGGAGACCCAGCCCGGACCCACCTGGCAATCGGCGTCGGTAAACAGTAGTATCTCGCCCGCGCTGGACCGGATGCCGGCGTCCAGGGCGCGCTTCTTGTGGGCCAGTTCCTCACCCCCCACGGAGGAGTTCACCACCTTGAAATTCTGAGCCGTGCCCACAGCCTCCTGCACCCGGGCCAGAGAGGCCGCTGACAGCCCGTCATCAACGACGACGCACTCCAGCTGGGCAGGGGGATAGTCCTGGTTTTGCAATTGTTCCAGCAGCGGCCCTAAGCTGCGGGTCCAGTTCCGGGCAGCCACGATGACCGAGACGGAGGGCTGTGCCCGGCTGCGGGGCGGCTCTGGACGGAGCTGTCCCAGGATAAACCAACCCAACGCCAGCACATAGACCACCAGGCAGCCCTTGAAGACTATCAGTGCCAGACTAAGGAGGGACAATGCGCTTACGGATTAAGAATGCTAATGGCCAGAAGAAAATAGATCAACACACCAAGCACATCCGTGGTTGTGGTCACAAAGGGCCCGGTAGCCACCGCCGGGTCCACATCGAGCCGTCGCAGTATGATGGGCACCACCGTACCCAGACTGGTTGAAATAAGCATGGAGGCGCAGATGGCGAGGGCCACCACGATCCCCAGGCCCAGAGTTCCGTAGAACAGCCAGGCCAGCAGGCCCAGCAGTAGCCCGAAGAACACCCCCAAGATGAGACCCACCCGGAGCTGCTTGCTGATGAAGCTCCAGACCCGGGTGACATTGACCCGTCCAGTGGCCAGTCCACGGATGGTGATGGTACTGCTCTGGGTGCCGATATTGCCCCCCATGCCGATAATGACCGGAATGAAGCCCGCCAGTACGATCATCCTGGACAGTT
Coding sequences within:
- a CDS encoding DUF3108 domain-containing protein, with the protein product MTPDARWAVKLICALLLGGMAVGSGRLQAADSLSYTVSWLGIPVVEVTVAKVENAAGFQQEYRARTRRWFDPIYAVDNRYRIWLDANSGYPQRYEKEVRERRHSNHSWVQYELAARRISYASGEQRPWPEPTHNLFSALVWIERHPWKVAETRRLLVEVEGVIWALAAHCTEQLSAARKGGPLFIVEARFEGQVAGSPVLAESDIVARLLPGEGHEIRLGIDPVARRYNWIEFGSPPFLVRAKLNLAPLRP
- a CDS encoding glycosyltransferase; its protein translation is MSLLSLALIVFKGCLVVYVLALGWFILGQLRPEPPRSRAQPSVSVIVAARNWTRSLGPLLEQLQNQDYPPAQLECVVVDDGLSAASLARVQEAVGTAQNFKVVNSSVGGEELAHKKRALDAGIRSSAGEILLFTDADCQVGPGWVSSLVGYFTPATDYVVGWSRVAGRGGAAWAAEPEAAERPLTVFEQVDFTMLMLAGRGATLMGTAWASSGQNQAYRRRLFKSVGGFHDLAHRLGGDDALFLQLVRRKAGARVTFASDPNSWVVTGPAQSLRLFLAQRIRWAGEAVGIVRVNPAFLVIPLATLGVNLLIIVLAVAALTRAGAVLPTLIPAVLLKAAAEALLLTIGSRKLPLGDLRRHFPFWFLLHIPYLSVVGLASLWGNRLPWVRSGVEEV